The sequence TCAATTGTTAACCATTTTCTATAAACCATAAAAAGTAGGAAAATAAAAATTTAAGTCATAAGTTATAGGTAACTTCCAAGTCTAAAAAGTTCCAAGAAGATTAAAATTCTTCTTGGAACCCACAAAATTTAACAATCCTAATTAAATCAAACTTCTCACTTTATTCCAATTAATTGAAGTTTGCGGAATTTTTGCGTCAAAGTTATAAATATCCGGTAAGGTTTGCACCTTTCCACCTTCAACCCAAGCAGTAACATAATATAGATAAACAGGGTTATCTGATTGGATTTGTGCTGAAGTGGTTTTTTTACTCTCTAATACTTTGTTTTTCTTATCTACACTCCAACCTGCTTCTTTTAGTAGAATAGAGGCTAACTCATCTGATTTTGCCACACGTACGCAGCCAGAGCTTAAAGCACGGTCAGTTTTTCCGAATAAGCCATGATTTGGAGTATCATGTAAATAAATCGCATCAGAACTTGGCATATTGAATTTATAACGCCCTAAAGCACTGTCATCACCTGCTTTCTGACGAATGCGGTATGGTGTACTTTTTGCATTGATATATTGAGACCAATTAACGCTACGAGCATTAATTTTATTACCGTTACCATCCAGAATTTCTAGACTGACGCGATCAGCATACCCCGGATCACGGGCCAGCTTCGGCACAATATCTTTAGTCATAATACTGGTTGGTACATTCCAAGGCGGGTTAACGACCACATTACTCAATTTGCTGTACATCACCGGGGTACGACGCTCATTACGTCCAACAATCACCTTAGATTGTAAAGCTAAAGCACCATCACGGAAATAATATAATTGATAGCTTGGAATATTAACGAAAATGCCGTTATTGAAATTCGGGATAATACGTAAACGCTGTGCATTTAACGCCAATTTATAAAATGACGTTCCCTGAGCGGTTTCCCCACTGATTTTTCCTTTTTTCGCAAAACCACCTGCCATGGCAAGCACTCTTTCTGTAGTATCACGATATAGATGGTTTCTCGGCACAAGATTAGACACAAATTGACCCGACTCACCCTCTCTTACCGCATTTACCCATTTATCAATTTGCTCAGATGACGGCGCCTTTGGGCTATAGCTACCTAGGCTATATAACCAATTATTAGCATTTTTAAATACATTTTTACTATAAAATAGATAGTCTAAAAAACCGTCTGTTAAGAGAATATCACGTCCTAATCCTTCCGGCTGACTTAAAATCTGCTGCAATGCTTTGGCTGATTTCGATGATACCCCACTTGCTGCCAGCAAAGCATACTCTTTTAAGAACACTTTTTCCGCAGTTTTATCATTCCACATCTTAGAAAACTGGCTGTCTAAATACACTTTAGTCGTAGCCTGACTAAGCAATAACACATTATTACCAATTTCTTGCTTAATTTTAGCTTCAGCCTCAGCAAATTTTCTTGCTTCTTCTTGACGAATTTGTTCTTGCTGTAATGCATAATCTGCTTGCTTCATTAATTCCGCTGCTCGAGCTTGCTGGGCTGCAAAACTCAACTGCGGTAAGATTGTATCTTGAACAACAGGAGCTGCTTCTGCCGGAGCGGTTGTCTGAGCAACTGCAAAGCTCGAAAATGCAAGCATCATAGGTAATAATTTAAAGGCTTTCACCTTAGTCATCCGTTTATCCTTCATTGCAAATTTTTCCAAAAAATAGACCGCTTAGTTACCTAAGCGGCATGTAATGTTTATATTATAAACACATTTATGACTTTTTAGCAATTTCTGACCAATCTACCATCATCTGCACAGCTTCTTTTAAGAAGAAATCCGGCGCTTCATAATCTTTTGGCAAATCATCAATATCTTTTAATGCTTTCTTCCCTTCACGAGCAAAACGGGCATTGATATCTTTTAAGCGTTTATCATCATCAGCTTTGTTTTCTTTCAAACGCTCCGCTAAGTTTAATGATAAAAACTTACGCTCATCACGATCTTTTCGAATAGCAATATTTTCATTTAACACGATAAATTCAGGATGTTTCGCAATACGCTCTTCGTGCTTCGCTGTCAAAGCAGAGACCGCACTTCTTGCATTACCCGTCTCTTTATAAGTTGCAGCCGGTACTTTATCCCAAGGTAAAGCATTATCTTCAAAGCTTTCGCCTGTTTTCTCTGCATTGATAATTTCAGGGAATTTAATATCCGCATCCACCCCTTTTAATTGGGTACTGCCACCGTTAATACGATAGAATTTTTGGATCGTATATTGAATAAAACCGAGCGGTTCCTGATCTAAGTCATACACAAAGTTCAGTGAGCGGCTCTGTTGCACCGTTCCTTTACCAAAGGTTTGCTGTCCCACGATGATAGCACGGTTGTAATCTTGCATTGCAGCGGCAAAAATTTCAGAGGCTGAAGCACTATGGCGATTAATCATCACCATCACTTTACCGTCATATACTGTTTTAGATTCCGGATCTTCATGGACTTTAATACGATTAAAGGCATCTTGCACTTGAACTACCGGACCGTCTTTAATAAATAAGCCGGTTAACTCAATCACTTCCGTTAGTGAACCACCGCCATTTTCACGTAAGTCAATAATTACCCCTTCAACGTTTTTCTTATCCATTTCGGTTAAGAGCTTACGAACATCTGCAGTTAAGCCGATATAGAACGTTGGGATCTTAATCACTCCTACATTCTTACCTTCTACTTTTTCAACAGTCAATTTAGCCGCACTATCTTCAATACGGACTTTATCACGTACAAGAGTAATAATTTTCGCTTTACCGCCTTTTGCCGGCTCAATTTCTAAGCGAACTTTTGTCCCTTTTTTACCTTTGATTTTATCGACTACATCATCTAAACGCCAACCGATAACATCTTCGATTTCGCCTTTATCACCTTGACCAACCCCGACAATCTTATCGCCAACAGCAAGTTTCTTACTGTTAGAAGCGGGTGCACCGGGAACTAAAGATTTAATCGTTGTAACATCATCCTCTTGTGAAAGAGTCGCTCCAATCCCTTCTAATGAAAGGTTCATACTCTCTTGGAAAGCTTTTGCCGCACGAGGCGATAAATAGCTGGTATGTGGGTCAATTTCACGCGAGAACGAATTTAAATAAGTTTGTAAAATATCGTCCGCTTTCGACTGTGTTAAACGTTTAATGGCGAAGTTATAACGTTTAATCAATGTTTTCTTAATCTCAGGCCATTTTTTATCTTTCAGATATAAATTGATAATGTCATTTTTAACACGCTGTTCCCACAACATATTTGCTTCTTGTTCTGTTGTCGGGAAAGGGGCTTTTTCACGATCGATCTCAATTTGATCGGCACTTTTAAGATCCGGCTCTTTATCCAGTAACGATAATGCATAGCGATAACGCTCATAACGACGTTTAGACATTAATTCATACATAGAAAATGCCGCATCTAATTTACCTGCATATAAATCGTCATCTAAGGTAGATGCATATTTCACACGCATTTCCTCAATATCCGATTTAAGAAAAGTAGTGTGTGTCGGGTCAAGCCAATCAATATAACGGTTAAAAATTTTGCCCGCAAACTCATCATTTAATTGGAATTTATGATAATGAGACTGCGTTAAACGAGCGGTAACACGCTTTGTTGATAAGCTATGTTGTTCATTAGGTTTTGGAATAATAATCGCACTCTCTTTAATATCCGGCTGAACAGCCCAAACAGTACCGATAAAAAAGCCCAAGCCAAGTGCAACAATTTTATTCAATTCTTTTAATTTCATATTCTTTTCCAAATGTGCAAGCGGTCATAAATTTGCAATTTTTTACAAATAATCAACCGCTTGTGAAACAGTAAAATAGCCCAAAAAACTCAGCAAGAGGATTAGTTACGGCCAAATTTACTTGCCAAAGCCGCTAAACTTTCATCTGATGCTTTTGGTAAATTATCCGATGCTGCTTTTTTCGCTTTTATATCTGTACGTTTTTTCGCATTTTCTTCACGGGCTTTTTGCTTAAAGTACTCTTTACGCTGTGCTTTACGTTCTTGAGCCTTACGTTCAGCCACTGCAGCTTTAGCTGCCGCTAAAGTTTCTGAAGCGTGTGCAGCTTCTTGCTCTGTTACCACTCCGGCTTCTTCGCCTTGTAAACCCACACGCGCGACATTGGGTTGACAAGCCGCTAAATAACGCCAAGAATTGGTGTAATTGCGTAATACTTGACGTAATAAGGTTTTACTTACTGTTTCATCCCCTGCCAAAGCTTCCGCCAACTCTTGGAAAAGCCCGATTTTTAAGGGTTTCACCTCACCTTCAAGGCTAAAACAAAGTGGGAATTTTTCTGATAAATAAGCGATTACTTCTTTTGTAGTTGGGTTGGTTTTATTCTGTGTTTGTTCTACTTTTTGTTGCTCTGACATAGATTGTTCCGACATAAGTTGTTCTGACATAATAGTTCCATTTAATCAATTAAATAAAATTTAAACGTTAGATAAAGTTAAATCTAACTGGATACTATATTTGATTTATAAGGCTTCGTCCATATAAATCGCATATTCGTTTTACAAAAACGATAGACTGTTTTTTTGCCTTAATGTTCATAAATGTATAAAAATTGTTTGCGTAAAAAATGAATAAGTGTTGTAATGGCACAAGCTGTTCGTGCGTTAATTAATAGTTGAATCTTGTTAGTTATTTTCCTCAAGGCAAGTGATTGATAGATACGCCTGTAATATCCCGTTTAGCTATTTTTATCACTTTTTACATTTATATAAGGAAAATGTTATGTCAGCAGTTACCGGTACCGTAAAATGGTTCAACTCAACTAAAGGTTTTGGTTTTATTACCCCTGATCAAGGCGGAAAAGACGTATTCGTTCACTTCTCTGCAATTGAAGCAAACGGTGGTTACCGTACATTAGAAGATGGTGCAAAAGTTCAATTCGAAATCCAAGATTCAGAACGTGGCGCATCAGCAATCAACGTGAAAACAATCTAATTTTCAACGAGTTATTTTGACAAATGCCGACGTAATGTCGGCATTTTTGTATTCTTTATCTTGTAATTTGTACTTCAAATTTCTTCGGCATAATAAAAATTGCCGGCACCACAAAAGCTGCCATTAAGTAGAAAGTCAAACTTGGAGAACTTTGGTATAAGATCCCCGCTACAAAGGTAAACACCGCCATTACCGCACAGCTTGCCAAGCCAAAATAAAGCCCTTGCAACTTAGTCACTCGCTCTGCCGATTGCATAGAAATATAGCGAATTACTGCAATATGTGAAGCCCCAAAAGTTACCGAATGTAAGATTTGTGCCATCATTATCGGCAAAATTGCCGTCGTACTTGCCATCGTTGCCCAACGGATAATGGCAAACACAGCAGATAAAATCATTAAATGGCTAATTTTCCACGATTTAAACAACCGCTTACAGACTAAAAAGAACAAAATTTCTGCCGCAACCGCTAAGCCCCAAAGCAAGCTTGTCATTTGCGTTGAAATACCGGCGTTAGACCAATGGATAGTGCTATAGGTGTAATAAGCCGCATGCGAAGCTGAAATCAGGGAAACGGCTATCATCACTCTTAAAGTTTCCGGCTCTCTTAATAATTGAAGATAGGTAATGCTTGAACCTGTCGCTGTAGCCGTTTTTGCCTCAAAACCGACTGTAGGCGAAGCTAATTGCCCAAGCCCCAACAAAGCCAAAAAGCCAATAATTACCCAAACCACCACATCTTGCCCGAATACTCCAATCAAGTACCCTGCAGATAGCGATCCAACCACAAAAGCAATAGAGCCAAATAATCTTGCCTTGCCATAATCTAGACCGATCTGGCGCTGCCAAATAGAGGCAATACTGTCTGCAATCGGCATAGCGCCCGAATTAAAAATCTGAAACAGCATTAATACAGGGAAAAGTAACCAAAAATTTTCCCCGGAAAAGGCCAATAACAAGGCAGCCAAAAGATTAAACCATGTCAAATAACGAGCAGTGGGAATCAATTGCCCTACCTGCTTCACACGTTGTGAGGCAAGCATGCTGCCACAAAAGCGGAATAAATACCCAATTGCAGCCAATAAGCCGATAGTTTCGGTGGAATAACCGTGATGTTTTAACCACACCGGCAGGAAAGGAATCAGCACACCGTAGGCACAAAAATAGCCAAAATAGTTAAATGCCGTCCACTTAAAAGGTGAAACCATCATAGCGATTGCTCCATTTCTTCCGCTCGGTGAATTGCCGCCCACATCGCTTTATCCACTGTCTCTTGTAAATTAGCCTGCTCAAACACCTCAAGGGCTTTAGCCGTTGTGCCACCTTTTGAGGTCACATTTTCGCGTAAAGTAGCCAGTGGCGTTTCCAGATTTTCCACCACTAATTTTGCCGCCCCGAGAGCTGCAGATTGCACGAGAAGTCTGGCATCTTGCTCACTAAAGCCCATTTGCATTGCACTTTGCTGCATTGCTTCCATAAAGCGGAAAAAATATGCCGGGCTTGAGCCGGTAATCGCAATGATTTGGTTGATTTTATCTTCCGATTCTACCCAATAACATTTACCGACCGCGGACATCAAGCTTTCAGCAAACTCACAAGCGGTCGAATTTACCGATTTTTTCGCAAATAAGCCTGTCATTCCCTCACCGATAAGCGAAGGTGTATTCGGCATAGTACGGATAATATTTTTCGCCGTAGGCAACAATGCTTCCAAACGTTCCACCGAAATTCCGGCAGCAACGGAAATTACCCATTTCTCGGAAAAATCCACCTCGGCAAATTCAGCACAAACTTCCGCCATCATCTGCGGTTTAACTGCCAACACCACCACATCAGCCTGCTTAACCGCCTCAATATTTGCAAAATGTGTGGCAATTCCGACCGCTTGTAATGCCTCACGGCGGGCTAAATTACTTTTATTGCACGCTATCATTTGGGTGGCAGGATAGCCGCTTTTCAATAAGCCTTGAATAATGGCATACGCCATATTGCCGGTGCCGATAAAGGCAAGTTTTTTATCATTCATCAACAAATTCTCTACTGTGTCGGTTTGGGGTCTGCTAGAATAGCGGTATTTTACACCCATTCTACACCTTGGAAAGGATATGCAAAAATGATTTGGTTTAAAAATGTTATGATCTATAAATTAACCAGCGAGCTTTCACTTGAAAATAATGCCTTGGAAGCCTTATTGCAAGAAACGAAATTCACGCCATGCTCCGAACACGATATGAGCAAATTCGGTTGGTCTTGCCCGCTTGTAGGTTCAGATTTATTGCATTTTTCACAAGGTAAACAATTCTTATTGATTTCACATAAAGAAGATAAATTATTGCCAGCCAACATCATCAAAGCAGAAACAGAAAAACGCATTGCCGAGCTGGAAGAAAAAGAAGCCCGTAAATTAAAGAAAACCGAAAAACAAGCAATAAAAGATCAAGCAGTTTCGGTATTATTGCCACGAGCATTCAGCAAGCATCAATTCACTGCCATTTGGTTAGATTTGGAAAGCCAATTGGTGTACGTGGACGCAGCCTCTAGCAAACGGGCGGAAGATACGCTTGCCCTATTGCGTAAAACCTTAGGTTCATTGCCGGTCGTCCCGATTTCTTTTGCCCTACCACCGGCAGAAGTGATGACTAACTGGGTAGCTAAAGGACATACACCAAGCTGGCTGAACTTATTGGAAGAAGCAGAGCTCAAATCCTTTGATACCGACAGTGTCATTCGCTGCAAACGCCAAGATTTAGAGTCAGAAGAAATTGTCCAACATTTACAAGCGGGTAAATTTATCACAAAACTTGCAATTGATTGGGAAGCCCATTTTTCTTGCGTACTCAATGAAGATGCTACCTTATCCCGCTTGAAATTTGCCGATGAAGTGCGTGAAAAAAACGATGATATTTTAAAAGAAGATATCGCCCAACGCTTTGATGCCGATTTCTTGCTGATGACCGAAGAACTCAGCGCCTTTACAAGCAAAATCATCGAGGAATTTGGCGGTATTAAAGCCAGAATTTAGAAAGGAAAGCCATGTTAGAACAACATATTATCGACCAATATCAAGCATTAATTTTCGATATGGACGGAACTTTAATCGACACCATGCCAAGCCACGCTAAAGCATGGGAAAAAGTAGGAGAAACCCTAGGCTATCCGATGAATCCTCAAGCAATGTATGAACTAAGTGGATCAACTACCTTTGTGATCGCGCGTGAAATGATGAAGCAAGCCAATATGCCTGAACATTATTTAGAGCAAGTGGTACAAATGAAACGTGAATTGGGTATGAAAATGATTTTAGAAAATGCTACTCTTTTACCCACATTCGAAATTGTTAAAGCCAATTTAGGCAAAAAACCGATGGCAATCGGCACCGGTTCACACAAAGCGATGGTGGAATTATTAGACGAAAAATTCCAGCTCAGTCGTTATGTGTCCGTGATTGTAAATGCAGATGAGGTAACAAATCACAAGCCTCATCCTGAAACCTTTTTAAAATGTGCGGAAAAATTAAATGTTCTACCGCAATATTGCTTAGTCTTTGAAGATGCAGACTTAGGCATACAAGCAGCCCTTAATGCTGGAATGGACGTATTTGATGTAAGAAGTGGTCAAATTACGAAGGCAAATTGCAAATCATGATAGAGTAATATGAAAACAGAATGGATTAAACACCTTGTTCAAAAGCTGATTCAAATTTCCAAAACAGTTGAGAACTATTTTACAAGCGGTTCATTTGGGGTGAAATTTTACCCGATTTTAATGCACCCTTGCGTACGCAAAAGCTGTGCGTTTTTCATTTTTATTATCGCCATTATTTCCAGCTTTAGCGGGCTGTTTTATTTAGTGGCAGAACACTTTACCATTTTATTTAGCGAAAGATCGCTCACCAGCTATTTCCACCACAGCACCTTAGAATTAATGGTGCCTGTTGGTACGATAATTGATGGCAAAGCCAGCCAATTGTCTCCGCTTTCGATTGTGATGAGCTCAATGTTTATTATACAAGCAGTCGTTTTTTTCTTTATTTATGCAATCGGCATTACGCATATTACACACAATAAATTGCGAGTAATTGGCTTGCTATTATCACTTTGTTTTGCGATTGGCTGCTCTTTGATTGCCGGCATTCAACCGACCATGCGGGGCGAATTTGGCATTTACAACTTAGGCGCAAGCATTACTTTTTTAATCGGCAACCTCACGCTGTTGATTGCAGGTTTGGATATTTACCACCCCTCAATGAAATTTTTCAAACGCTTTAGTATTACCGCAGGCGTTATCGGTTTTGCCTGTATTTTAGTCACATTACTACTACCGACTATTTTCAGCCCATTAATTGAGCGGACCGGCATTTATACTATTATGGTTTGGGAAATTCTTGCCGGATTTGCCATTATTAAACGTTTAAGAAAATTACCCTAAACAGGAAAAACAATGAAACGCAACATTCCCTTTATTCAACGCTACACTCAACTGATTGAGCTACCAACCATCTCAAGTCTGATTGCGGAAGAAGATTTATCCAATCGTTCTCTTATTGAATTGCTTGCCACTTGGCTTGCCGATTTCGGCTTTAAAACTGAGATTCTGGCGGTGGAAGGTAGCCGCAATAAATATAATTTATTGGCAACCTTCGGCGAAGGCGAAGGGGGATTATTGCTTGCCGGACACACCGACACCGTGCCGTTTGATGACGGAAAATGGACGTTTAATCCATTTAGGCTTACCGAAAAAGAGGGCAAATTATACGGCTTAGGCACCGCTGATATGAAAGGCTTTTTTGCCTTTGTGGTAGATGTGATTAGCCAACTGGATTTATCGCAAATTAAAAAGCCGATTCGTATTCTTGCTACCGCTGATGAAGAAACCACCATGCTGGGGGCGAAAACTTTTGCTCAGCACACTCACATTCGTCCGGATTGTGCCATTATCGGTGAGCCGACATCTCTTAAGCCGATTCGTGCTCATAAAGGCCATGTAGGCGAAGCAGTAAGAATTACCGGCAAAAGCGGACATTCGAGCGACCCAAGCAAAGGCATTAATGCGATTGAATTAATGCACGAGTCGATTGGCTATTTGATGAAAATGCGGGATGAACTCCGCCAAAAATACCATAATCCACTGTTCCAAGTGACTCACCCCACAATGAATTTTGGCAATATTCAGGGCGGTGATGCGATCAACCGTATTTGCGCTTGCTGTGAGTTACAATTTGATATGCGGCCGTTGCCAAATATGGCGGTGGAAGATTTATACACTATGGTGCACGAGCATTTAAAACCTATGCTGGAACAATATGGCGATTTGGTGGAAATCCGCCATCTTCACGACGGCATTCCCGGCTATGAGTGTGAACACTCCGCCCAAATTGTGCAAGTGGTAGAAAAATTACTAGGTGAGAAATGCGATGCTGTCAACTACTGCACCGAAGCGCCATTTATTCAGCAGCTCTGCCCCACTTTAGTACTCGGCCCCGGCTCCATTGAACAGGCTCACCAGCCTGATGAATTTTTAGAGCTGAAATATATTGAGCCAACTAAAACGCTACTGACTAAATTAATTCATCATTTTTGCTGCTAACAAGCGGTCAAAAATGGAGAATTTTTTGCAAAAAAAAACGGGTTAAGAAAACTAACCCGTTTTTTGTTACTGAGCGTAGCTAAAAACTTTCACCACTTTAGTAACACCGCTGACATTACGAGCAGCTTCTGCTGCGGCATCAGCTTGAGTTTGGCTAACTTTCCCCATTAAAAAAACTTCGCTGTTTTCAGTCACCACTTTAATTTCTGTCGCCTTTACTTCGCCATTTACCAAGAGTTTAGATTTAACTTGTGTTGTAATCCAACTGTCTTTCGTAACCTGACCAAAACCAATTTTCTCTCCTTGGCGAATCTCATTATAAATTTCAGTTACGCCTTCAGCTCCTGCGGCTAAATTTTTCGCATTCTCTACTACATCAAAACTTGGTGCTTGTCCAATAAGCAACACTTTGCCATTATAAGCCACCACGTTAATTCGGGCTTCTTGTTTAATTTGTTCATCCTTATTGATGTTATACGCTACTTTTTCTTCTAAGATTTCATCATCTACTTGTGTACCGGTTGAACGAGGATCTGTTGCGACTTTAGTTGCCACTGCCGCAGAGGTTACAACTGCTGTGGTAATACAACCTTGTAAAGAAATAAAGCCTAACGTCAACAAGCTGCCTTTTAAAAGATGTTTTACTAATTTATTCATAATATCTCCTTACGAGAAAAGTAAATGGTCAATAAGTTCACCCAATAAATTCACATAAAAATGATGACTTTCAATTACCCTTAATTCATTGGTGGAAGGGGCTGAAATTTCAATATCACTTTCATCTAACAAACCGAGTGTATGGTCATTTCGACTGCCTGTAAAGGCAATAATATCTAAATCTAAGCCGTGATTTTTTGCACTATGAATGGCTTGTAACACACTTTCTTCATTGCCGATAGGTGAAAATGTAATAAACAGATCACCTACTTTTGCCACAGCTTGTAGCTGCTTTTTATAGAGACTATCCAGCTCCTGATCTTGAGCCAGTACACCGGCTAAAATCCCGTTTAGCTGCAATTGCACCGCTGCAAAGCTAGGTCTTTCTAATTCATAGCGATGCAATAAATGGCTTACTAATAACTCTGCATTGCCATAAGAACGACCATGACCACATACAATCACTTTATTCCCACGTAATAAACACTCTACAATGCGAGTTGCAGCATCACTTAATTTTTGCGGTAGTAATTCTGCTGCTGAAATTTGAGTTTGAATACTTTCAGTAAATCTGTCTTGGATCTTATTTAACATTATTTTTATCTAACCTAAAAAGTTAGGAATCCATAAAGGTAGTTGATTCCCTTCAAATGCAATCACATCAAAACGGCAATTTGCTGTGTCTAAGCTTTGATTTTGTTTTAATAACCACATATTGGCGGCATTTTGCCACTTTTGCTGTTTGCGGTAATCAATACTTTCCACCGCAGAGCCAAAACGATTACTTTTACGCTGACGAACCTCGATAAATACCGTTGTTTGTCCGTCTTGCATAATTAAATCCAATTCGCCGCATTTAAAGGATTGATTAGCAGCAACGAAACGAAGCCCTTGAGCTTCTAAAAACTCTCGGGCTTTTTGCTCATAAATTGACCCTTGCTTCCGTCGATTAATCAGCTTGTTGAATAGCTCCATTACGATACTGCATCCAAGACAAGTTACGTTCGATATTGCAATTTTGTCCTGCTTTTAATTCCCCTGTGAGACCTGAAATTTTATAGCCCGGAATATGGCGGAATTCATTAAATTTAGACGCAATTGCCCAAGCATCAGCCCCCATTGCATATAAACGCATCATTGAGAAATCACTGCTTGCCAGATTTTCTGCTTTTTTATACTCTGCTGAAGAGGTATCAGATAATAATGGAACCTCACTAAATTTTACGCCCTCTAAAGAAGTATAAAAATCAATGCCGTTATTCGGTGAATTACTACGTGATGAGGTATAAATAGCCAAACGCTCTTTTAAGGTTGAATTATCTATACCTTGTTTAATCTCCAGTACTTGTTCTGCATTTCCTAACACATATAAACCTGCTTTAGTTACCCCTGCATTTTGAATAGAGGCAACGGAATCAAGCGGTTGATTATAATAGCGTACATCCGCATCGGTTTTAGTTAGCTGACGCCAACGTTTAGAGAATGCCTCAGCAGAGCGGTTACCAAAATCATCCTGCGGTGCTGCAACAATTGCCACAGTATGCCCGTCACGAAACATTTTCTCCGCACCGGATTGCGCTTCTGATTCAGGTGATAAACCATAATAACAAACTTGAGGAATGCTACGGACATTTTCGGTCGCATTTAAAGCAAGTACGTTAATATTTTGAATTTCTGAGCCGCTTAACATTTCATCTACACGAGATTTGAGCAAAGGCCCGACAATAATATTTGCCCCTTGCTGTTTTGCTTGTGCAATTAACGAATTAACATCTGAGGCATCAGTATCAAAAGTTTGCACCGCTGTTGGGTCTTCTGCTTTGGCATCATTAAAACCACGTTTGATAATATCCCCTAAAATTTTAGCATCACCGCTTAATGGCAATAATAATGCCACGCTGTTTAGCTGCGTTTGTTGGAAGTTACTAATACCCTGTAATTCACTAGGCATTACCGTTACCGCACTATGGCTTGGATATTGACTTTTCCAGTGATTGATTGCCTGTGGCATTTGTGCCGGTGTGGTAACATTTCGGTTATAAATATTAATTAATGCCAGCCAACCTGCCAGTTCTATTTCACCGGCCTCTGGCGTGGCTTTTTCAAGCATTCCACGGTTAGCATCACGCAGAGTCTGCCAGATAAAATCATTATTTTCTTGACGCTCACGGTTCATTTTGTAGTAACTGTTTAAAAGCGATCTCGCACGCACAATTCCAATCACATCTTTCTGATTTTCCGCAATACGGGCTTGAGTTTGGATATAACGTAAACGCTGTGCTGAGCTTAATAATGGTTCTTGAATCGCTTTTAATTGGCTACTTGCTTGTGCATTTTTACCTTGCAATGCGGCTAATTGAGCAGAAACTAATGCATATTCCAGTTTTTGTACTTCATTCATCTCGGAAGTCAAAATTTCACTAAAAGTATTTTGTGCCTCATACTCTTTATTTTCATCAATTAATTTACGCACGGCCAAGAGCTGATAAGAGATTTTATCTTCCTGCTCTTTGGTTTGTTCAGCTTTATTAATATAGAATTCTGAGCTTGAATATGCTTCGTTTTTAATAGATTCGGTAACAGGATTCACAGATGTACAGGCAGAAATGAGAAGAGCAATTGCAGTGGGTACGAATGCCTTTTTCATACTCAAATTTAAAATAGTTGCCATTGTATTTACCTCTATAGAATATA comes from Mannheimia granulomatis and encodes:
- a CDS encoding YraN family protein, whose product is MELFNKLINRRKQGSIYEQKAREFLEAQGLRFVAANQSFKCGELDLIMQDGQTTVFIEVRQRKSNRFGSAVESIDYRKQQKWQNAANMWLLKQNQSLDTANCRFDVIAFEGNQLPLWIPNFLG
- a CDS encoding penicillin-binding protein activator, whose amino-acid sequence is MATILNLSMKKAFVPTAIALLISACTSVNPVTESIKNEAYSSSEFYINKAEQTKEQEDKISYQLLAVRKLIDENKEYEAQNTFSEILTSEMNEVQKLEYALVSAQLAALQGKNAQASSQLKAIQEPLLSSAQRLRYIQTQARIAENQKDVIGIVRARSLLNSYYKMNRERQENNDFIWQTLRDANRGMLEKATPEAGEIELAGWLALINIYNRNVTTPAQMPQAINHWKSQYPSHSAVTVMPSELQGISNFQQTQLNSVALLLPLSGDAKILGDIIKRGFNDAKAEDPTAVQTFDTDASDVNSLIAQAKQQGANIIVGPLLKSRVDEMLSGSEIQNINVLALNATENVRSIPQVCYYGLSPESEAQSGAEKMFRDGHTVAIVAAPQDDFGNRSAEAFSKRWRQLTKTDADVRYYNQPLDSVASIQNAGVTKAGLYVLGNAEQVLEIKQGIDNSTLKERLAIYTSSRSNSPNNGIDFYTSLEGVKFSEVPLLSDTSSAEYKKAENLASSDFSMMRLYAMGADAWAIASKFNEFRHIPGYKISGLTGELKAGQNCNIERNLSWMQYRNGAIQQAD